CAGAGATCGTAAACGTTCCCCTCGGCCCGAAGAAGGTGACCGGCAGTCCGGTACGGCGCCCGGTGCGCAACGCCGGAGTACAGTCGTACATCCCGGAGATCACCAAGGGCCTCGGCCTGACCATGAAGCACTTCTTCAAGAACACGAAGGAGATGGCGTTCGGTCAGGCCGGCGATCCGGTGCTCGACGGCGTACAAGATGGCATCAACTGCATCTACTACCCGGAGCAGCGGCGACCCTATCCCCAGCGCTTCCGCGGGTTGCACCGCCTCACGCATCGCGCAGACGGCTCGCCGCGCTGTGTCGCGTGCCTGTGCTGCTCCACCGCGTGCCCGGCGCAGTGCATCCACATCGAGGCGGGGGAGTATCCGGAAGGGGATCCTCGCCGCGGCTACGAGCGCTTCCCGAAGAAGTTCGTGATCGACGAGCTCCGCTGCGTGTTCTGCGGCTTCTGCGTGGAGGCCTGCCCCTGCGATGCCATCCGCATGGATACCGGCATCCACGCCACCCCGTACGACTCCCGGGATCAGTTCATCTACGACAAGGACATCTTGATGG
This portion of the Polyangiaceae bacterium genome encodes:
- a CDS encoding NADH-quinone oxidoreductase subunit I, with translation MAEIVNVPLGPKKVTGSPVRRPVRNAGVQSYIPEITKGLGLTMKHFFKNTKEMAFGQAGDPVLDGVQDGINCIYYPEQRRPYPQRFRGLHRLTHRADGSPRCVACLCCSTACPAQCIHIEAGEYPEGDPRRGYERFPKKFVIDELRCVFCGFCVEACPCDAIRMDTGIHATPYDSRDQFIYDKDILMGFVGRDGSQETANPRVEPGEPGHPGIARNQGH